GTTCCCGATTGGTGGAAGAAAGAGCATCCCGATGCGATAATGGTATTCAAAAAATTGGAGAACGGGAGATGGGTGGATGTCAAGGATATTGCGGTTATTGGAGGGCAGGAAGGGATAAGCGTCGCCTCACCTGAATGGAAAAGGGATACAGCAGAGGCTTTGAAGAAGTTAGTCAAGCATCTTGAGGAGAAGTACGGCGACCACATCATAGGATATATGCCTTGTGGTCAGAACACCGGTGAATGGTTCTATTACGATTCCTGGGAAGGGAAATTGAACTGCTATGAGCCCGCTTTTGAGGAAGCCTTTCGCCAATGGCTTAAGGAGAAATACAAGAGCGAGGAGAACCTTAGAAAGGCTTGGAATGAGCCCTCCCTAACATTTGATAGCGTATCTCTACCATCTCCCGAGGAGAGGATGAACGCCACCTATGGCTTCTTCCGAGACCCGGGGAAGGAAAGGAAGTTGATAGACTTCCACGAATTTCAAAACATAGCTATGGCTTCCGCTTTGGAGGATTT
The sequence above is a segment of the bacterium genome. Coding sequences within it:
- a CDS encoding beta-galactosidase, with amino-acid sequence MNRFVFAIMLVSFLPLAFSFTASVRSLKGTPILFLNHIPFSPLIYNACGENERTFHTIELAKKQGFDLVAYCCISTWITRPGEERDYHWVDEKIDKILARNPNALIIPRIGVGVPDWWKKEHPDAIMVFKKLENGRWVDVKDIAVIGGQEGISVASPEWKRDTAEALKKLVKHLEEKYGDHIIGYMPCGQNTGEWFYYDSWEGKLNCYEPAFEEAFRQWLKEKYKSEENLRKAWNEPSLTFDSVSLPSPEERMNATYGFFRDPGKERKLIDFHEFQNIAMASALED